One Chanodichthys erythropterus isolate Z2021 chromosome 10, ASM2448905v1, whole genome shotgun sequence DNA segment encodes these proteins:
- the nol8 gene encoding nucleolar protein 8 has product MKRLYIGGLGHTVSEKDLKDRFGKFGDVSDVEIITRKDEHGSPLKTFGYININITDAEYKRCIGILNKSTWKGGTLLIQLAKESFLHRLAEERQQLAEKIVTPKIDPQEKLVDSLKAAGVENFHMKAAVPGTEIPGHKDWVVSKFGRVLPVLNLKCKGKNKVFKYDPSKHCHNIKRLETADNIMSVSKLTWEMEGGDDEISKKRRGEFPQQKPRPKRSKVDLSSFLSNLAQSNSIDAADTGNKNRMVFQQNRLPATNTGKQRPVLKKSVCVFDNDADSEDEIRMLVAQELSTNTKQTSAEDEDDKLEVVGDDFVVKSNAFWGGVEQDGVKSLLTSSKEDEDYDSADTDEILTQRKTQKTQASQDSPTKSKNESSSESDSGSDDSDYEAMMGNCTRLDLSLADLEQLAKNAEVISDDETVEEPKKELKTPGAPCKRRGINPEDILASLLGDDTPDKKSKNRVTRVSLPAFIGTKDLFEGPEPILKRVTQSIDSESPKRLKHDLNVKERSISEDTSQPQSSNRPSEQKLSCLKEQSTSKKLENQSSENDSSSDESESSEEEGESAQVVTKSSATQPDLNPKTELKTVSSNIANTPIKPEQTKISRSSSSDSESSEEEDNEDGGEVSAFKPSSATQSIRTNAETELKTVSSNSNNPIKPEQTKISSSDSESSEEEDNAEVSISKTSSASQSIRTNTETELKTVSSNIANTPIKPEQTKISRSSSSDSESSEEEDNAEVSISKTSSASQSIRTNAKTELKTVSSNIANTPIKPEQTKISRSSSSDSESSEDEDSEDSAEVSTSKTSSVTQSIRTNAKTELKTVSSNIANTPIKPEQTKISRSSSSDSSSEESETSDDEEKSRPQPKDSKPADSKKVQEKVDSHTTILHSTVIDAKKQQKDNEKRLAALEQRQKETEQQKKLIQGALSSVDTVKVNKGKHIVFDSDEEEEEEEEDKTTNKPEEQQSKKKSIFEDDSESDDQQTSTSKEKENKKSDGNKLFDSEDEDDGAEDDRFQIKPQFEGKAGQKLMQLQARFGTDSRFQIDSRFLESDDETEDQGADAPEKDEEELLEEKKKSLDILQSILKTSIQPQNTKKSKIFKDVSGLHYDPTQEEHATFESKTEPAKKESKAERRKKREEAEKLPEVSKDIYFEVSADLKEVFGTSKENQEEEEPKVSWDKEAEEIEDIMTPMEVSFTSNVEAHEDTSGGFKFSFFGEVASAETTTKTDDYKIETLKGAKFSWQMDPRFQDSSSDEEGVDEVEEDQSASGKITAEPTPSKKSFFFFYQDDKRLKEGPGMFCRSGKLGDQREAWEEKRTSLRDECRKKHRDAKRHQRPSLKKS; this is encoded by the exons ATGAAGCGATTGTACATCGGCGGTCTCGGCCACACAGTGTCTGAGAAGGATCTCAAAGACAGATTCGGAAAATTTGGGGATGTGTCAGATGTGGAAATTATCACCAGGAAAGATGAGCACG GATCTCCACTAAAGACATTTGGCTACATCAACATAAACATCACAGATGCTGAATACAAAAGAT GTATTGGCATCTTAAATAAATCCACATGGAAAGGTGGAACCTTGCTCATTCAGTTGGCAAAAGAAAGTTTTCTACATAG aCTTGCTGAAGAACGACAGCAACTGGCTGAAAAGATCGTCACCCCAAAGATCGACCCTCAGGAGAAATTAGTGGACTCACTTAAAGCAGCAGGTGTTGAAAATTTTCACATGAAAGCTGCAGTTCCAGGAACAGAAATTCCTGGACATAAG GATTGGGTTGTGAGTAAATTTGGCAGGGTCCTTCCTGTCCTGAATCTCAAATGTAAAGGAAAGAACAAA GTCTTCAAGTATGATCCATCCAAACACTGCCACAACATCAAGAGACTGGAGACTGCAGACAACATCATGTCAGTATCTAAGCTGACATGGGAGATGGAAGGTGGAGATGATGAAATCAGTAAGAAAAGGAGAGGAGAGTTTCCACAGCAGAAGCCACGTCCCAAAAGATCTAAAGTAGACTTGAGTTCATTTCTTAGCAATTTGGCTCAGAGCAATAGTATTGATGCAGCTGACACTGGTAACAAGAACAGAATGGTGTTCCAACAAAACAGACTCCCCGCTACAAACACAGGAAAACAAAGACCTGTTCTTAAAAAatcagtttgtgtttttgacaaTGATGCTGACTCTGAAGACGAAATCAGGATGTTGGTTGCTCAAGAACTTTcgacaaacacaaaacaaacctCTGCAGAGGACGAGGACGACAAACTGGAGGTGGTTGGAGATGATTTTGTCGTTAAATCGAATGCTTTCTGGGGTGGAGTGGAACAAGATGGCGTAAAATCGCTACTAACTTCTTCAAAAGAGGATGAGGATTACGATTCTGCTGACACGGATGAAATACTCACCCAGAGAAAGACCCAAAAAACACAAGCTAGCCAAGATTCTCCGACAAAATCTAAAAATGAGTCCTCATCTGAATCTGACAGTGGTAGCGATGATTCTGATTATGAAGCCATGATGGGGAACTGTACCCGCTTAGATCTCTCCCTGGCAGACTTGGAGCAGCTAGCTAAAAATGCAGAGGTGATTTCAGATGATGAAACTGTAGAAGAACCTAAAAAAGAACTCAAGACCCCAGGAGCGCCATGCAAAAGAAGAGGTATCAACCCTGAAGATATTCTCGCTTCGCTTCTTGGAGACGACACCCCTGACAAAAAAAGTAAGAATCGGGTGACCAGAGTATCCCTTCCAGCTTTCATTGGAACAAAGGATCTCTTTGAAGGTCCAGAGCCCATCCTGAAAAGAGTCACCCAGAGTATTGACAGTGAATCTCCTAAAAGACTCAAACATGACCTGAATGTGAAAGAACGAAGCATCTCAGAAGATACAAGTCAACCGCAGTCTTCAAACCGGCCATCTGAACAGAAACTCTCCTGTTTAAAGGAACAATCAACCTCAAAGAAACTTGAGAACCAATCATCAGAAAATGATTCTTCTAGTGATGAGTCAGAAAGCAGCGAAGAAGAAGGTGAAAGTGCTCAAGTCGTCACAAAATCTTCAGCAACACAACCGGACCTAAACCCTAAAACCGAACTGAAGACTGTTAGCTCTAACATTGCAAACACCCCAATCAAACCCGAGCAGACGAAGATCTCCAGATCATCCAGTAGTGACTCAGAAAGCAGCGAGGAGGAAGATAATGAAGATGGTGGTGAAGTCTCTGCTTTTAAACCATCATCAGCGACACAATCGATAAGAACCAACGCTGAAACCGAACTGAAGACTGTTAGCTCTAACTCAAACAACCCTATCAAACCCGAACAGACGAAGATCTCCAGTAGTGATTCAGAAAGCAGCGAGGAAGAAGATAATGCCGAAGTCTCCATTTCGAAAACATCCTCAGCATCACAATCGATAAGAACCAACACTGAAACCGAACTGAAGACTGTTAGCTCTAACATTGCAAACACCCCAATCAAACCCGAGCAGACAAAGATCTCCAGATCCTCCAGTAGTGACTCAGAAAGCAGCGAGGAAGAAGATAATGCCGAAGTCTCCATTTCGAAAACATCCTCAGCATCACAATCGATAAGAACCAATGCTAAAACCGAACTGAAGACTGTTAGCTCTAACATTGCAAACACCCCAATCAAACCCGAGCAGACGAAGATCTCCAGATCCTCCAGTAGTGACTCAGAAAGCAGCGAGGATGAAGATAGTGAAGATAGTGCCGAAGTCTCCACTTCTAAAACATCCTCAGTGACACAATCGATAAGAACCAATGCTAAAACCGAACTGAAGACTGTTAGCTCTAACATTGCAAACACCCCAATCAAACCCGAGCAGACAAAGATCTCCAGATCCTCCAGTAGTGACTCTTCTAGTGAGGAATCGGAGACTAGTGATGATGAAGAGAAGTCCAGACCTCAGCCAAAAGATTCCAAACCTGCTGATTCAAAGAAAGTTCAGGAGAAAGTTGACTCGCATACTACAATTCTTCACTCAACTGTCATAGATGCTAAGAAACAACAGAAGGACAACGAGAAACGTCTTGCAGCGCTGGAGCAACGACAGAAAGAGACTGAACAGCAGAAGAAACTCATTCAGGGGGCTCTTTCTAGTGTG GACACGGTGAAAGTGAACAAAGGCAAACACATTGTGTTTGATTctgatgaagaagaagaagaagaagaagaggacaaaACCACAAACAAACCAGAAGAGCAAcaaagcaagaaaaaaagtatttttgagGACGATTCAGAATCCGATGATCAACAAACGTCCACATCAAAAGAAAAG GAGAACAAAAAGTCAGATGGCAACAAGCTGTTTGACAGTGAAGATGAGGATGATGGCGCTGAGGATGACCGTTTCCAGATAAAACCCCAGTTTGAGGGCAAAGCTGGACAGAAG cttaTGCAGCTGCAGGCTAGATTCGGAACTGATTCGAGATTCCAGATCGATTCGAGATTTCTGGAAAGTGATGATGAGACTGAAGATCAAG GTGCAGATGCTCCAGAAAAAGATGAAGAAGAACTTCttgaagagaaaaagaaaagtctAGACATCCTCCAGAGCATTTTAAAAACCAGCATACAACCGCAGAACACCAAAAAGAGCAAGATATTCAA AGATGTTTCGGGCCTGCATTACGACCCAACACAAGAGGAACATGCCACATTTGAGTCTAAGACGGAGCCGGCGAAGAAAGAAAG TAAGGCGGAGAGACGAAAGAAACGTGAAGAGGCTGAAAAACTCCCTGAAGTCTCTAAGGACATTTACTTTGAGGTGTCGGCAGATTTAAAGGAGGTCTTCGGAACATCCAAAGAAAACCAGGAAGAGGAGGAGCCGAAGGTTTCATGGGACAAAGAAGCAGAAGAGATTGAAGATATAATGACACCCATGGAAGTTTCCTTCACTTCTAATGTAGAAGCCCATGAAGACACATCGGGCGGATTCAAGTTCTCCTTCTTTGGCGAGGTTGCTTCTGCGGAGACGACCACCAAGACAG ACGACTACAAAATAGAGACGTTAAAAGGAGCCAAGTTCTCTTGGCAAATGGACCCTCGCTTCCAGGACAGCAGTTCAGACGAGGAAGGCGTGGACGAGGTTGAGGAGGACCAATCTGCTTCCGGCAAAATCACAGC GGAACCAACACCATCAAAAaagagttttttctttttctatcaaGATGACAAACGGTTAAAAG agGGGCCGGGAATGTTCTGTAGAAGCGGAAAACTAGGAGACCAGAGGGAAGCCTGGGAAGAGAAGAGGACGTCACTCAGAGAT GAGTGTCGCAAGAAACACAGAGATGCCAAAAGACACCAGAGGCCATCGCTAAAGAAGTCCTGA
- the wu:fb55g09 gene encoding uncharacterized protein wu:fb55g09 — protein sequence MLDTEKMCGRGMICQWEVYGNRPSIKETEKHKSESRRSNGGGKHKWHKWGRRPGRRAHYPEMRRNRARLSRWSGTVVSLRPANVQGNRAPGMRAPRNTNQFLMHEKYQMMHMRSDSVGTDSGSDCEMDFADMDSYLGVLENARGALLDSPDLPSPPTFYARQMNQCQQFSFFGFDQEESMQYFPSEDDVMQSEDFMQRDFKEFCDTVAPCI from the coding sequence ATGCTAGACACTGAGAAAATGTGCGGAAGGGGCATGATATGCCAATGGGAGGTCTACGGCAACAGACCCTCCATCAAGGAGACGGAAAAACACAAGAGCGAGTCGAGGAGAAGCAACGGCGGTGGTAAACACAAGTGGCACAAATGGGGAAGGAGGCCAGGAAGAAGGGCGCACTATCCAGAAATGCGCAGAAATCGTGCGAGACTGTCCCGGTGGTCTGGCACTGTGGTCTCATTGCGTCCTGCCAACGTTCAAGGCAACCGAGCGCCTGGCATGAGGGCGCCCAGGAACACCAACCAGTTCCTCATGCATGAGAAATATCAGATGATGCATATGCGATCGGACTCCGTTGGCACTGACAGCGGGTCCGACTGCGAAATGGACTTTGCGGATATGGACTCGTACCTGGGTGTGCTGGAGAACGCTAGAGGCGCACTGTTGGACAGTCCAGATCTGCCTTCGCCCCCCACATTTTACGCACGACAGATGAACCAATGCCAGCAGTTTTCCTTTTTCGGCTTTGATCAAGAGGAAAGCATGCAGTATTTCCCATCAGAAGACGATGTGATGCAGAGTGAAGACTTCATGCAAAGGGACTTCAAAGAATTCTGTGACACTGTGGCACCATGTATTTAG
- the nisch gene encoding nischarin isoform X2: MDAPHLSEQSPEKRVRIVGSELVENYTVYVIEVKVGDHSWTVKHRYSDFHDLHEKLTVEKKIDKHLLPPKKIIGKNSKSLVEKRQKELEVYLQTLLSRFPAATPKVLSNFLLFHLYEINGIAAALAEELFHKGEQLLAAGEVFLLRPLQLYAVTQQLKLAKPTCANGDAKADLGHILDFTCRLKYLKIPGMKIAVGTSNIEEQSLPFDLSIFKSLLQIEISDCDAGQIKGLPSLKPTLATLTIHLSAGSMKEILVPEASEFAQWEPEGVDTDCPVTAIIPKWKMLTTLDMSRNFIRCIDESVKLIPEVEFLDLSHNELSVVENLQHLYNLVHLDLSFNKLTILECVHTKLGNIKTLNLSGNQLETLSGLSKLYSLVNLDLSSNKLAQLDEIKHIGTLPCLEKLALADNPMCIIPDYRTKVLAQFCDRASEVCLDGTTTTEKELDTVEVLKAIQKAKVAKDRMANNDKKIKGFLM; the protein is encoded by the exons ATGGACGCGCCGCATCTGTCAGAGCAGAGTCCGGAGAAACGCGTCCGCATCGTGGGATCCGAGCTGGTGGAGAATTACACG GTTTATGTCATAGAGGTGAAGGTTGGAGATCACAGTTGGACGGTCAAACACCGTTACAGTGACTTTCACGATTTGCATGAAAAA CTCACTGTTGAGAAGAAGATCGATAAACATCTGCTGCCGCCCAAGAAGATCATCGGCAAAAATTCCAAAAGCCTCGTAGAGAAGCGTCAAAAGGAGCTGGAAGTTTATCTCCAAACACTCCTGAGCAGATTCCCAGCGGCGACTCCCAAAGTCCTATCTAACTTCTTGCTTTTTCACTTATAT GAAATCAATGGAATCGCTGCTGCCCTGGCTGAAGAGCTCTTTCATAAGG GTGAGCAGTTGTTGGCTGCAGGCGAGGTGTTTCTGCTCAGACCGCTCCAGCTGTACGCCGTCACGCAGCAGCTGAAACTCGCCAAGCCCACCTGTGCCAACGGAGATGCCAAAGCCGACCTCGGACACATCCTGGACTTCACCTGCCGCCTCAAGTACCTCAAG ATCCCTGGAATGAAAATAGCGGTGGGGACGAGTAACATCGAGGAGCAGAGCCTTCCGTTTGACCTGTCCATCTTTAAATCACTGCTCCAGATTGAG ATCAGTGATTGCGATGCTGGACAGATCAAAGGTCTGCCTTCCCTAAAGCCCACGCTGGCCACGCTCACCATACACCTCTCAGCCGGCAGTATGAAG GAAATCTTAGTTCCCGAAGCGTCTGAATTTGCGCAGTGGGAACCTGAGGGTGTGGATACGGACTGTCCCGTGACGGCGATCATTCCCAAGTGGAAGATGCTCACCACTCTGGACATGAGCCGAAACTTCATACGCTGCATCGATGAGTCTGTG AAACTGATTCCTGAAGTGGAATTTCTTGATCTCAGTCATAATGAGTTGTCTGTAGTGGAAAACCTCCAG CATTTGTACAACCTGGTCCATCTGGATCTGTCCTTCAACAAACTCACCATCCTGGAGTGCGTTCACACTAAACTCGGGAATATCAAGACTTTGAATCTGTCTGGGAATCAGCTGGAGACGCTCTCTGGCCTCAGTAAACTTTACTCCTTGGTTAACCTGGACTTAAGCAGCAACAAATTAGCACAG CTGGATGAAATTAAACACATCGGCACTCTTCCCTGTCTGGAGAAACTGGCTCTGGCTGATAACCCCATGTGCATTATCCCGGATTACAGGACTAAAGTTCTGGCCCAGTTCTGCGACAGAGCCTCTGAG GTGTGTTTGGATGGTACGACCACCACAGAGAAAGAGCTCGACACGGTGGAGGTGCTGAAAGCCATTCAGAAAGCCAAAGTGGCCAAAGACCGAATGGCAAACAATGACAAAAag ATTAAAGGATTCCTGATgtaa
- the nisch gene encoding nischarin isoform X3 — protein sequence MDAPHLSEQSPEKRVRIVGSELVENYTVYVIEVKVGDHSWTVKHRYSDFHDLHEKLTVEKKIDKHLLPPKKIIGKNSKSLVEKRQKELEVYLQTLLSRFPAATPKVLSNFLLFHLYEINGIAAALAEELFHKGEQLLAAGEVFLLRPLQLYAVTQQLKLAKPTCANGDAKADLGHILDFTCRLKYLKIPGMKIAVGTSNIEEQSLPFDLSIFKSLLQIEISDCDAGQIKGLPSLKPTLATLTIHLSAGSMKEILVPEASEFAQWEPEGVDTDCPVTAIIPKWKMLTTLDMSRNFIRCIDESVKLIPEVEFLDLSHNELSVVENLQHLYNLVHLDLSFNKLTILECVHTKLGNIKTLNLSGNQLETLSGLSKLYSLVNLDLSSNKLAQLDEIKHIGTLPCLEKLALADNPMCIIPDYRTKVLAQFCDRASEVCLDGTTTTEKELDTVEVLKAIQKAKVAKDRMANNDKKK from the exons ATGGACGCGCCGCATCTGTCAGAGCAGAGTCCGGAGAAACGCGTCCGCATCGTGGGATCCGAGCTGGTGGAGAATTACACG GTTTATGTCATAGAGGTGAAGGTTGGAGATCACAGTTGGACGGTCAAACACCGTTACAGTGACTTTCACGATTTGCATGAAAAA CTCACTGTTGAGAAGAAGATCGATAAACATCTGCTGCCGCCCAAGAAGATCATCGGCAAAAATTCCAAAAGCCTCGTAGAGAAGCGTCAAAAGGAGCTGGAAGTTTATCTCCAAACACTCCTGAGCAGATTCCCAGCGGCGACTCCCAAAGTCCTATCTAACTTCTTGCTTTTTCACTTATAT GAAATCAATGGAATCGCTGCTGCCCTGGCTGAAGAGCTCTTTCATAAGG GTGAGCAGTTGTTGGCTGCAGGCGAGGTGTTTCTGCTCAGACCGCTCCAGCTGTACGCCGTCACGCAGCAGCTGAAACTCGCCAAGCCCACCTGTGCCAACGGAGATGCCAAAGCCGACCTCGGACACATCCTGGACTTCACCTGCCGCCTCAAGTACCTCAAG ATCCCTGGAATGAAAATAGCGGTGGGGACGAGTAACATCGAGGAGCAGAGCCTTCCGTTTGACCTGTCCATCTTTAAATCACTGCTCCAGATTGAG ATCAGTGATTGCGATGCTGGACAGATCAAAGGTCTGCCTTCCCTAAAGCCCACGCTGGCCACGCTCACCATACACCTCTCAGCCGGCAGTATGAAG GAAATCTTAGTTCCCGAAGCGTCTGAATTTGCGCAGTGGGAACCTGAGGGTGTGGATACGGACTGTCCCGTGACGGCGATCATTCCCAAGTGGAAGATGCTCACCACTCTGGACATGAGCCGAAACTTCATACGCTGCATCGATGAGTCTGTG AAACTGATTCCTGAAGTGGAATTTCTTGATCTCAGTCATAATGAGTTGTCTGTAGTGGAAAACCTCCAG CATTTGTACAACCTGGTCCATCTGGATCTGTCCTTCAACAAACTCACCATCCTGGAGTGCGTTCACACTAAACTCGGGAATATCAAGACTTTGAATCTGTCTGGGAATCAGCTGGAGACGCTCTCTGGCCTCAGTAAACTTTACTCCTTGGTTAACCTGGACTTAAGCAGCAACAAATTAGCACAG CTGGATGAAATTAAACACATCGGCACTCTTCCCTGTCTGGAGAAACTGGCTCTGGCTGATAACCCCATGTGCATTATCCCGGATTACAGGACTAAAGTTCTGGCCCAGTTCTGCGACAGAGCCTCTGAG GTGTGTTTGGATGGTACGACCACCACAGAGAAAGAGCTCGACACGGTGGAGGTGCTGAAAGCCATTCAGAAAGCCAAAGTGGCCAAAGACCGAATGGCAAACAATGACAAAAag AAATAA